The following DNA comes from Riemerella anatipestifer ATCC 11845 = DSM 15868.
GAACAATCCAAGGTTTTAATTTCTTTAGGCATGACTAAGCAAAGTCTTAGAAAAATTTATTTCTATACAGGAGGTCTTGTAGTTATTTTTGGCGTTTTAGCGGGACTTATCATAGGTACTTTAATTTGTTTATTTCAAATTCAGACAGGACTATTCAAAGCAGGAGAACTATTACCTTTCCCAGTAAAGATAGAAATGAGAAACTACTTAGTAGTAATGGGTACAGCCCTATTCTTAGGACTTGGAGTATCTTATGTATTCTCAAAAATAAATAAGAGCTACTTAAGTTTTAGGTAACTTATAATTATTAACTTTGTACAAAATAAATTTAATTGATTATGAAAAACATTTATTTAATGGTAACTCTTTTAATCGGAGGACTTGGGTTAGCTCAAATCCCAAATGGTTATTATGACGGCACAGAAGGACTTTCGGGATATACTCTTAAAAGTAAGTTGAGTGAGATTATTACTAATGGACATAGAGACAGAGGGTATAACGGACTTTGGACAGCTTACGCAACCACAGACAGAGATTTATATTATGAAAATGATAATACAATTTTAGATATTTACTCTGAAAATCCTAACGGAAAAGATCCTTATTCATATAGATATAAAACTAACCAATGTGGCAATTATTCTGGAGAAGGAAGCTGTTATAATAGAGAACACATTATACCTCAAAGTTTGTTTAGTAAAGCGTCTCCTATGAGAAATGATGCTCATTTTGTAGTTCCCACAGATGGTTATGTTAATGGTAAAAGAGATAGCTATCCATTTAGTGTAGTAGGCACCGCTACTTGGACTTCTAAAAATGGCTCTAAACTAGGTAAAAATAGCACCACTGGATATAGTGGAACAGTTTTTGAACCTATAGATGAGTTTAAAGGTGATGTAGCAAGAATGATACTATACTTTGTAACGAGGTATGAAAAACGAATTCCTAGTTTCCAATCAGGCAATATATTTAATGGAACTACAACACAAGGCTTAGAGGATTGGCAACTAGATATTTTACTTACTTGGCACAACCAAGACCCTGTGAGCCAAAGGGAAATAGACAGAAATAATGCTGTTTACAATCATCAAAGTAACAGAAATCCTTTCATAGACCATCCAGAATGGGTTAATAAAATTTGGAAGACCGAACTTTCTACCAAAGAAACACATAAAAATAAAGATTTAAAAATTTATCCAAATCCAGTTACTGGAGGCAAGTTGTATCTTTCTAATTGGAAAGATTTGGATAAAATAGATATTTTCAGTATGGATGGGAAGAAAGTGAAATCAGTTAAATCTTCTAATGAAATAGATGTATCTGAGCTTCCTAAGGGTGTATATCTATTGAAAGTAGATTCAAGGACTATAAAATTCATTATTAGGTAATGTTTTTAATATATTAAAGCTACATAGTACACCACCTTATTATGTAGCTTTTGCTATTTAAGTAATAATATAAAACCTCACAATAATACCTCTTTGAATAACAAAATTAAAAGGTTTTTCAGTATTTTTTTCAAAAAACTTGTATACTTCCGCCCATCAATAAAGTGAATACAATTCACGGTCTAAGACAAAACATCTAATGTAGTTTCCTTTTATAAAAAGGAAAAATAAATTGTTGTTATTTTCTCTATCTAGAGGCTAAGTAAAGTTGATTTATAATCCTCCTCCGCTCGTACGAGCAAACCGCATCTGTCCATTCATATTAAAAGATAGTATAGTAATTACTGTACACCAATTACTATAACAAAAGCCTCCAAATAATTTTGGAAGCTTTTATATTATTAAATCAAAACACCACTAAAACTTATTTTCTACTTCAGCAGCGTCTAGTAAGAATGTATGTATATCTGTATTTCTCATCAGCGGTTTTAAGCGTTCGCTTCCTGGTCCAAACATCGCAAGTTCTGTATAGTCCGAGGAGTGGTCCATACTTATCCACCCCACAGAGGTATAGTCTTTTTGCATCTCGGAAAGGAGCTTAAACGGCAAGTGGCGAGGGTTATACAAACCATCTTCTTGCTTTGCTTTAGAGTAGTAGGATAATAGCTGCTTCGCTTGGTCATCAGACAACACCATATCTCCACACGCCTTGGCTATTCTCTCTTTAACGAAAGAAACAGTGCTATCAGGCTGTATCCCTTGCAATATCCATTCGTTAGAGTTTTTAAAGTTTTGTATATGGTCAAAATTATCATTACAAGTTTTACCATAGATAAGCCCTGGGTTAGCATTTCCGTGGTCAGAAGTAATTACCACCAAAGTATTACCGTCTTTCTTTGCAAAATCTATAGCGACCTTCACCGCCTCATCAAAAGCCAACTGGTCGTATAGCAGAGCCGCCACATCATTACCGTGTGCCGCCCAGTCCACCTTACCGCCTTCTACTTGCATTACAAAGCCTTTAGGGTGGTCTTTCATCTGCGATATAGCCTTCTCCGTCATCTCTGCCAAAGTAGGGATATTGGCTTTCATTTTATCACAACTATTATGGTCTACAGTATACGGCAATGCCTCCTCATCAAAAGTACCTAGGATAGGTTTATTTTTAGGAGCGGACAACATCTCTGCTTTATTTTTTACCACCGTATAACCTTTAGAGCGGAACTTAGCATCTAAGTCTACGGCGTCTTTTCTTTTATCTGCTTCAAAATATTTAGTTCCTCCTCCCATCATCACATCAAAACCTAAATCTAAATAGTCCATCGCAATATCATCCATCGCACTTCTCTTTTTAGAAGTTACACAAAACCCCGCTGGTGTAGCGTGGTTGATAGGAACCGTAGTTACACAACCTACCTTTTTACCTGCCTTTTTAAACTTTTGGAGTATCGGCATATTTTCTTTTCCATCTGGGCTAATGTTAAGGCTCCCGTTATTTACACGCACTCCCCCACCCCACGAAGAACTTGCTGCCGCAGAATCGGTAACAATAGAACTCGCCGATGCCATATCCATCATCGCTCTTTGTACTAAATTATTTTCGTACAAACTAAGCCAATGAGAAGCTCTACCTAATTTTCTTCTAGAGTAAATATCTGCCATATGTAGGGTTCCCACGCTCATACCATCACTCACCATAAAGATGATGTTTTTGGCTTTTTTCCCTCCAAATTCTTCTTTTATCGTATTGGCTTTTAAACCAAACGGACTGATAAGCATACTTCCTAAAGCCGCTATAGACCCGCTCTTTAAAAAATCTCTTCTTTTCATTTATTAAAACCTTATAGGGGCAAATATAGGATTTATATCTTATACCATTGTAAACTTAAAGTTAAAAAACCAAGCTATTCTCTTCTATATTTAATTTCCTCTCATTATTTACTAACTTTGTGTTTCGTTAATATTAGACTATGACCGTAACAAACGCTGCAATCATTATAATAGGTGATGAAGTTTTAGCTGGAAACACCATTGATACCAATTCTAACTTTATTGCTAAAGAACTTCATAATATAGGGATTAAAGTCGCTGAAATCTTTACCATTTCAGATGATACCGACTGTATCAAACAGGCTTTAAACGATGCCTTCAAAATCACCAACCTAGTTATAACTACAGGCGGTCTAGGACCTACCAAAGACGACAAAACTAAAAAAGCCATTGCTCATTTTTTTGATGACAACCTCATCACAGACCCTGAAACTTTGGCTCATCTGGAGCAAATTTTAATCAACCGAAACAGAGCTCACCTCTTTGATATTAACCGCCCACAGGCAAAAATCCCTTCAAAAGCCAAAGTCATACAAAATCACAATGGTACCGCTCCTTGCCTAATGATGGAAGAAAACGAAAAAATCGCCTTTGTTCTCCCTGGTGTACCTTATGAAGTAAAACCCTTGATTAAAGACCAAATCATTCCATTATTAGCCGAAAGGTTTTCGTTATCGCATCTAGTGGTAAAAATCATCTCTGTGGTTGATTTCCCCGAAAGCCTTTTAGCCCAGACCATAGAAGATTGGGAAAGCCATCTGCCCGAAAATATCAAACTAGCCTACCTCCCTATCGGAAACAGAGTAAAGCTAAAACTCACCGCCATTGGGAATAATAAAACCGATTTAGAAGCCCAACTCAACCATATTATAGAGCCGCTAAAACCTTTAATCCAAGACAAAGTCATTTCTTGGGATAATGAGGATATAGCGTCTATCCTTAAATTCATTCTTACCAAAAGAGGACTTAGTATTTCCACTGCCGAAAGCTGTACTGGCGGCGGTATTTCAAGGTTAATCACCTCTATATCGGGCAGCTCTGCTTATTTCCAAGGAGGCATTACTGCCTATGCGGTCAATCAAAAAATCAATATTTTAAAAGTTCCCAAACAACTGATAAACCAACACACGGTAGTTTCGGAGCAAGTAGCCGAAGCGATGGCGATAGGTTGTCAAGAGTTGTTTAAAACAGATATTTCTATCTCTACCACAGGCGTTGCAGGTCCACAAACCGACCAATATCAAAACGAAATAGGCTCTGTCTATTATTCCGTAAGAGTAAAAAACAAAAGCTACAACTATCATTTGCACCTGCCTCATTTGGATAGAGAGGACTTTATGAATTTCGTTTCTCAAAGAGTTTTACAGTCTGTTGTGGAAGTTCTTGTTTTTAATCCAAACGAATCTTAAACATTTTTAGCAAAAAAAATTGTAGCTTTGTAGAGTCAGCTTAAAAACTGTTACTATACTAAAGTTAAAAATAAACGACAAAAATATCTATTCAAATGAAGAAAATTACATTAAGCCTATTGGCACTTTCTGGAGCATTAGTTTTTCAGTCTTGTTCTGTAAATAAGAAAGTTGCTCACACAGAGCATACCTCTCACGCTGGACATCACCACCACGAAGAACACGGGATTAGCCTAGAATATATGGATACCAATGTTCGCCCTCAAGACGATTTTTACAATTTCGTAAATGGAGGTTGGATGCGTACCGCTGTTATTCCTTCGGATAAAGCCTCTTGGGGAAGTTTCAACGAATTGCGTGAAAAAACAGACGAGGCGTCTCTTACCATTCTTAAAAATATCCTTTCTGAAACCTATGCCGAAGGTACTGAAGGTAAAAAAATCCAGACCCTCTACGCTTCTTTTATGGATATGGATAAAAGAAATGCAGAAGGCATCAGCCCTATCAAAAATGATTTAGCTAAAATTGAGGCTATCAAAAATTTAGCAGATTTACAAACTTATCTTACTGCAGCAGTTCGTACAGGAGATAACCCTCTTTACAGTTGGTACGCCTATACCGACCTTAAAAACTCTAAGATGAACACCATCTATCTAGGTGGACCTCGTCTAGGGTTAGGAAGAGATTACTACCAAAAAGAGAATGCAGAGAACACCAAAACGCTTAACGAGTACCAAAAATATGTGGCTTCTCTATTAGATGTTTTAGGATATAAAAACTCTAATGATACAGCTAAAAAAATAGTAGATTTAGAGAAAACAATGGCAAAAACGCTACTTACCAACGAGGAAGGTAGAGATGCTAACAAGCGTTACAACCCTAAAAACACTTCTGAATTACCAAGTTTAGTGAAAAATGTAAACCTTTCTACTTATCTTAAAGAGGCTGGTGTAAACACAGATAGAGTCATTTTAGGAGAGCTAGGCTATTATCAAAACTTAGATAAATTCATCAATAATGCTAACCTACCTCTAATTAAAGATTATCTTAAATTGAGATTAATTTCTGGCAATGCAGATAATTTAGATAAGAGATTAGACGACATCAGCTTCAATTTTTATAGCAAATACCTTCAAGGGCAAAAAGAGCAAAGAGCTATGGAAAAGAGAGGACTTAGCCTCATCAATGGCGTTCTTGGTGAAGCTTTCGGTAAACTGTATGTAGATAAGTATTTCCCTGCTGAAGCTAAAACAGAAATGGAAACGCTTATCAGCTACCTTAAAAAGTCTTACAAGCATCATATAGAAAACCTAGATTGGATGTCTGCTGAAACTAAAGTTAAAGCATTAGACAAACTAAATAAGTTTACTGTAAAAGTGGCTTATCCTGACAAATGGGAAGACTACTCTAAACTTAACTTCAATAACGGTTCTTCTCT
Coding sequences within:
- a CDS encoding endonuclease — its product is MKNIYLMVTLLIGGLGLAQIPNGYYDGTEGLSGYTLKSKLSEIITNGHRDRGYNGLWTAYATTDRDLYYENDNTILDIYSENPNGKDPYSYRYKTNQCGNYSGEGSCYNREHIIPQSLFSKASPMRNDAHFVVPTDGYVNGKRDSYPFSVVGTATWTSKNGSKLGKNSTTGYSGTVFEPIDEFKGDVARMILYFVTRYEKRIPSFQSGNIFNGTTTQGLEDWQLDILLTWHNQDPVSQREIDRNNAVYNHQSNRNPFIDHPEWVNKIWKTELSTKETHKNKDLKIYPNPVTGGKLYLSNWKDLDKIDIFSMDGKKVKSVKSSNEIDVSELPKGVYLLKVDSRTIKFIIR
- a CDS encoding alkaline phosphatase, producing MKRRDFLKSGSIAALGSMLISPFGLKANTIKEEFGGKKAKNIIFMVSDGMSVGTLHMADIYSRRKLGRASHWLSLYENNLVQRAMMDMASASSIVTDSAAASSSWGGGVRVNNGSLNISPDGKENMPILQKFKKAGKKVGCVTTVPINHATPAGFCVTSKKRSAMDDIAMDYLDLGFDVMMGGGTKYFEADKRKDAVDLDAKFRSKGYTVVKNKAEMLSAPKNKPILGTFDEEALPYTVDHNSCDKMKANIPTLAEMTEKAISQMKDHPKGFVMQVEGGKVDWAAHGNDVAALLYDQLAFDEAVKVAIDFAKKDGNTLVVITSDHGNANPGLIYGKTCNDNFDHIQNFKNSNEWILQGIQPDSTVSFVKERIAKACGDMVLSDDQAKQLLSYYSKAKQEDGLYNPRHLPFKLLSEMQKDYTSVGWISMDHSSDYTELAMFGPGSERLKPLMRNTDIHTFLLDAAEVENKF
- a CDS encoding CinA family nicotinamide mononucleotide deamidase-related protein, with amino-acid sequence MTVTNAAIIIIGDEVLAGNTIDTNSNFIAKELHNIGIKVAEIFTISDDTDCIKQALNDAFKITNLVITTGGLGPTKDDKTKKAIAHFFDDNLITDPETLAHLEQILINRNRAHLFDINRPQAKIPSKAKVIQNHNGTAPCLMMEENEKIAFVLPGVPYEVKPLIKDQIIPLLAERFSLSHLVVKIISVVDFPESLLAQTIEDWESHLPENIKLAYLPIGNRVKLKLTAIGNNKTDLEAQLNHIIEPLKPLIQDKVISWDNEDIASILKFILTKRGLSISTAESCTGGGISRLITSISGSSAYFQGGITAYAVNQKINILKVPKQLINQHTVVSEQVAEAMAIGCQELFKTDISISTTGVAGPQTDQYQNEIGSVYYSVRVKNKSYNYHLHLPHLDREDFMNFVSQRVLQSVVEVLVFNPNES
- a CDS encoding M13 family metallopeptidase, whose translation is MKKITLSLLALSGALVFQSCSVNKKVAHTEHTSHAGHHHHEEHGISLEYMDTNVRPQDDFYNFVNGGWMRTAVIPSDKASWGSFNELREKTDEASLTILKNILSETYAEGTEGKKIQTLYASFMDMDKRNAEGISPIKNDLAKIEAIKNLADLQTYLTAAVRTGDNPLYSWYAYTDLKNSKMNTIYLGGPRLGLGRDYYQKENAENTKTLNEYQKYVASLLDVLGYKNSNDTAKKIVDLEKTMAKTLLTNEEGRDANKRYNPKNTSELPSLVKNVNLSTYLKEAGVNTDRVILGELGYYQNLDKFINNANLPLIKDYLKLRLISGNADNLDKRLDDISFNFYSKYLQGQKEQRAMEKRGLSLINGVLGEAFGKLYVDKYFPAEAKTEMETLISYLKKSYKHHIENLDWMSAETKVKALDKLNKFTVKVAYPDKWEDYSKLNFNNGSSLYDNLKQVSLWAYEKTLAEKVNKPVDKSKWGMTPQTVNAYYNPTNNEIVFPAAILQPPFFNFKADPAVNFGGIGAVIGHEISHGFDDGGSRFDGDGNLSNWWTDADRKNFDIKVKQLADQYSKYEPVKGSFVNGVFTSGENIADLGGVAIAYDALKMYLKDKGNPGEISGYNQDQRFFLSWATVWRTKSTEQYMINQVKTDPHSPGYFRSFGPLVNVDAWYDAFKVEAKDKHYKKPEDRIKIW